The following proteins are encoded in a genomic region of Aliiroseovarius sp. F47248L:
- a CDS encoding aminopeptidase P family protein: MFQSFDTTADPTHGPVRLDRLRRAMAMKGLDGFIVPRADAHQGEYVAACDARLRWLTGFTGSAGFCIALNDHAGIFVDGRYRTQVRAQADMKAFTPVHWPETLPGPWLKETLAGKVAKIGFDPWLHTKGEIETIEKALEGTKITLLPTDNLVDQIWDDRPPAPNGKIIEQPVEFAGMNSADKRSELADGLLSAGQKSCVMTLSDSIAWMLNIRGDDLPSIPVVQGFAILGDDSSVAFFTSEGRVVEAQLDTDVSLHPVKDFASHLKTLDGPVRVDKSTAPLAVSRILEKAGISVDWGSDPAILPKAQKNPTELKCAREAHLRDAAAVIEFLTWYDAEDKATLTEIDLVKTLEEKRRASNALLDISFETIAGAGPNGAIMHYRVTNDTNRPLAPGDLVVLDSGGQYRDGTTDITRTLRVGDVGDEEKRCYTRVLQGMIALSRVYFPKGRTGRDLDPIARYPLFAAHQDFNHGTGHGVGAYLSVHEGPQRFNSISDVELLPGMILSNEPGYYREGAFGIRLENLIVVEQATCPAGGDAEREMLSFETLTFVPVDTSLVIADMLSGEERAWLNDYHATCVEKLTPWLSDAALQWLKSACAPI, from the coding sequence ATGTTCCAATCCTTTGACACAACAGCCGACCCGACACATGGACCCGTCCGGTTAGACCGATTGCGCCGCGCAATGGCGATGAAAGGTTTGGACGGCTTCATCGTGCCGCGCGCGGATGCCCATCAGGGCGAATATGTTGCTGCGTGTGATGCGCGATTGCGGTGGTTGACCGGGTTCACCGGGTCCGCCGGGTTTTGTATCGCTTTGAATGACCATGCAGGGATTTTCGTGGATGGACGTTATCGCACACAGGTGCGCGCGCAGGCTGACATGAAGGCGTTTACACCGGTCCACTGGCCCGAAACGCTGCCCGGCCCGTGGTTGAAGGAGACACTTGCTGGAAAGGTGGCCAAGATCGGATTTGATCCGTGGCTGCACACCAAAGGCGAGATCGAAACCATCGAGAAAGCGCTTGAAGGCACAAAGATCACGTTGCTCCCTACCGACAATTTGGTCGATCAGATCTGGGACGACCGTCCCCCTGCCCCCAATGGCAAGATCATCGAACAACCCGTTGAATTTGCAGGCATGAACAGTGCAGACAAGCGATCAGAACTGGCCGATGGATTGCTGTCAGCGGGGCAAAAATCATGCGTGATGACTTTGTCAGACAGCATCGCATGGATGCTGAACATCCGCGGCGATGACCTGCCTAGCATTCCTGTTGTGCAAGGCTTTGCGATTTTGGGTGACGACAGCTCGGTCGCGTTTTTCACCTCGGAAGGACGTGTGGTCGAGGCACAACTGGACACAGATGTGTCGCTGCACCCGGTCAAGGACTTTGCAAGCCACTTGAAGACCCTCGACGGCCCCGTGCGCGTGGACAAATCGACCGCACCGCTGGCGGTGTCGCGTATTCTGGAAAAGGCTGGAATATCCGTCGATTGGGGCAGCGATCCGGCGATCCTGCCCAAGGCGCAAAAAAACCCGACCGAGTTGAAATGCGCACGTGAAGCGCATCTTCGCGATGCCGCCGCCGTAATCGAGTTCTTAACTTGGTATGATGCAGAAGACAAAGCCACGCTGACCGAGATTGATCTGGTCAAGACACTGGAAGAAAAACGCCGCGCTTCAAACGCGCTTTTGGACATTTCGTTCGAGACGATTGCCGGTGCCGGGCCGAACGGGGCCATCATGCATTACCGCGTGACGAATGACACGAACCGCCCGCTTGCCCCCGGTGATCTGGTGGTTCTGGACAGTGGTGGACAATATCGTGATGGCACCACAGACATCACCCGAACTTTGCGGGTCGGTGACGTGGGCGATGAAGAAAAACGCTGTTATACCCGCGTCTTGCAAGGCATGATTGCCTTGTCGCGCGTCTATTTTCCAAAGGGCCGCACGGGCCGAGATCTGGATCCGATCGCCCGCTATCCGTTGTTTGCGGCGCATCAGGATTTCAACCACGGCACCGGGCATGGCGTCGGGGCCTATCTTTCTGTGCATGAGGGGCCGCAACGGTTCAATTCAATCTCGGATGTCGAACTACTGCCAGGCATGATCCTGTCAAACGAACCGGGCTACTATCGCGAAGGGGCATTTGGCATTCGGTTGGAAAACCTGATCGTGGTGGAACAGGCAACTTGCCCCGCCGGCGGCGACGCCGAGCGCGAGATGTTGTCCTTCGAGACGCTGACCTTTGTCCCTGTCGACACCAGCCTTGTGATCGCCGACATGCTGTCCGGCGAAGAACGGGCTTGGCTGAACGACTATCACGCAACATGTGTCGAAAAGCTGACGCCGTGGCTTAGTGACGCTGCGTTGCAGTGGCTCAAATCGGCCTGTGCGCCTATTTGA
- the cobT gene encoding cobaltochelatase subunit CobT, with product MKKPTDNPADPFKKALAEATKTLADEPELSVSFTVDPSGVTKDAMRLPQVTRRMTRDEVLLARGTADAYAMKLRYHNEATHAKYAPASGMAREIYEAMETARCEAMGARDMPGTAGNIDAKIETDAMRAGYDQITATADAPLAVAAGYLMRHLATGRDLPPAAANVMNLWRDFIEGQAGDHLDNLGEKLGDQQEFARFARQIIEDLGYGDQLGDDPDSEDDQAEDDAEPDEDQAEDDQQNEQSQDDQEEEADPERSQEDQMDQSEAQVSLDDMAEDEMSDEAEMPEADAPLEPPSPPPASDADPDYLVYNNEHDEEIMAEDLAEPAELERLRAYLDQQLEPLKGAVSRLANKLQRRLQAQQNRSWLFDLEEGILDAGRLARVVANPTTPLSFKMEKDTEFRDTVVTLLLDNSGSMRGRPISIAAICADVLARTLERCQVKVEVLGFTTRAWKGGLAREKWLADGRPQQPGRLNDLRHIIYKKADAPMRRTRDNLGLMMKEGLLKENIDGEALEWAHRRITARPEQRKILMVISDGAPVDDSTLSVNPANYLEKHLRDVIAMVEKRKQVELLAIGIGHDVTRYYDRAVTITDVEQLAGAMTEQLASLFDSDPRARARLLGIKKVS from the coding sequence ATGAAAAAACCCACCGACAACCCTGCTGATCCGTTCAAGAAAGCGCTGGCTGAGGCGACGAAGACGCTTGCCGACGAGCCGGAGCTATCGGTCAGCTTCACGGTGGACCCGTCGGGGGTGACGAAGGACGCGATGCGGCTGCCGCAAGTCACGCGGCGGATGACGCGGGACGAGGTGTTGTTGGCGCGTGGCACGGCGGATGCCTATGCGATGAAGCTGCGCTATCACAACGAGGCGACCCACGCGAAATACGCCCCTGCCAGCGGCATGGCGCGCGAGATTTACGAGGCGATGGAGACCGCCCGTTGCGAGGCGATGGGCGCACGCGACATGCCGGGCACGGCGGGCAACATTGACGCGAAGATTGAAACAGACGCGATGCGCGCAGGCTATGACCAGATCACCGCCACCGCCGACGCGCCCTTGGCAGTTGCCGCGGGGTATCTGATGCGCCATCTGGCCACGGGGCGCGACTTACCCCCTGCTGCGGCCAACGTGATGAATCTGTGGCGCGACTTTATCGAGGGTCAGGCGGGCGACCATCTGGACAATCTGGGCGAGAAGCTGGGCGACCAGCAGGAATTTGCGCGCTTTGCCCGTCAGATCATTGAAGATCTGGGCTATGGCGATCAGCTTGGTGACGACCCGGACAGCGAAGACGACCAGGCCGAGGATGACGCCGAACCGGATGAGGATCAGGCCGAGGACGATCAGCAAAACGAGCAATCACAGGACGATCAGGAAGAAGAGGCTGATCCAGAACGGTCGCAAGAGGATCAGATGGATCAGTCCGAAGCGCAGGTGTCTTTGGATGACATGGCCGAGGACGAGATGAGCGACGAGGCGGAAATGCCCGAGGCGGACGCCCCACTGGAGCCGCCCTCGCCGCCACCAGCGTCGGACGCGGATCCCGATTATCTGGTCTATAACAACGAACATGACGAAGAGATCATGGCCGAAGATCTTGCCGAACCGGCCGAATTGGAACGCCTGCGCGCCTATCTGGATCAGCAGTTGGAGCCGCTGAAGGGCGCTGTCAGTCGTCTGGCGAACAAGTTGCAACGGCGGCTTCAGGCTCAACAGAACCGGTCGTGGCTGTTTGATCTGGAAGAAGGCATTCTTGACGCAGGTCGCTTGGCGCGCGTCGTCGCCAACCCCACAACACCACTGTCGTTCAAGATGGAAAAGGATACCGAGTTCCGCGACACGGTGGTGACGTTGCTATTGGACAATTCAGGGTCCATGCGGGGGCGCCCGATCTCGATCGCGGCGATCTGTGCCGACGTCTTGGCGCGCACGCTGGAACGCTGTCAGGTGAAAGTCGAGGTTCTGGGCTTCACCACCCGCGCTTGGAAGGGTGGGTTGGCGCGTGAAAAATGGTTGGCCGACGGCCGCCCGCAGCAGCCCGGTCGCCTGAACGATTTGCGCCACATCATCTATAAGAAGGCCGACGCTCCGATGCGGCGGACCCGCGACAATCTGGGCCTGATGATGAAAGAAGGGCTGTTGAAGGAAAACATCGACGGCGAGGCGCTGGAATGGGCGCATCGTCGGATCACGGCCCGGCCCGAGCAGCGTAAAATCCTGATGGTGATCTCGGACGGGGCGCCGGTGGACGATTCAACTTTGTCTGTTAACCCTGCGAATTACCTGGAAAAACACCTTCGTGACGTGATCGCAATGGTTGAAAAACGCAAACAGGTCGAGCTGTTGGCAATCGGGATCGGCCATGATGTCACACGGTATTATGACCGCGCTGTCACCATCACGGATGTTGAACAATTGGCGGGCGCGATGACAGAACAGCTTGCGTCACTATTTGACAGCGACCCACGGGCGCGGGCGCGTCTTTTGGGGATCAAGAAGGTCAGCTGA
- a CDS encoding anhydro-N-acetylmuramic acid kinase: MGCMSGTSLDGVDAALVETDGDVIAGFGPTVFHPYSDAQRQTLRGALGKWQDAPEVPAAAEIVEAVHLQAITSLLQNDPRPVLVGFHGQTFAHDPQGKGTHQAGDGQTLAQSLGLVVVWDFRSADVKLGGEGAPLAPFFHHACARFIEADAPMVFLNLGGVGNVTWVDPSRPTPEAPDACLAFDTGPANAPLDDLMQERLSRSRDEGGALALSGTPDEAVVDRFLSHRYFHRMPPKSLDRNDFPDLPAMVKDLSDADALRTLTACAAAAVARGMEHCPTPPTRVLVTGGGRHNAALMDEIQTRLSVPVEDIDSTGLNGDMLEAQAFAYLAVRVARGLTTSAPTTTGVAAAVGGGNIATPKKD; this comes from the coding sequence ATGGGCTGCATGTCGGGCACATCGCTTGACGGGGTGGACGCAGCACTGGTTGAAACCGATGGCGATGTGATCGCCGGGTTTGGTCCGACCGTGTTTCATCCCTATTCCGATGCGCAGCGCCAAACCCTGCGAGGGGCTTTGGGCAAATGGCAGGATGCGCCCGAAGTTCCTGCCGCCGCTGAAATCGTTGAAGCTGTGCATCTGCAGGCGATCACCAGTCTGCTGCAAAATGACCCGAGACCCGTTCTTGTCGGGTTTCACGGACAGACCTTTGCTCATGATCCGCAGGGGAAGGGCACCCATCAGGCGGGTGACGGACAGACATTGGCACAATCGCTCGGATTGGTGGTGGTGTGGGATTTCCGCAGTGCAGACGTCAAGCTGGGCGGAGAAGGCGCACCGCTTGCGCCTTTTTTTCATCACGCCTGTGCGCGGTTTATCGAAGCTGATGCGCCCATGGTTTTTCTGAATTTGGGCGGCGTGGGCAATGTGACATGGGTTGATCCATCGCGTCCCACGCCTGAAGCACCTGATGCTTGTCTGGCCTTTGACACAGGCCCCGCGAATGCACCATTGGACGATCTGATGCAGGAACGGTTAAGCAGATCGCGGGATGAAGGCGGCGCGCTGGCGTTGTCAGGGACGCCCGACGAGGCGGTTGTGGACAGGTTCCTAAGCCATCGGTATTTCCACAGGATGCCTCCCAAGTCACTGGATAGAAATGACTTTCCAGACCTTCCCGCAATGGTCAAAGATTTGTCGGATGCCGATGCCCTGCGCACGCTGACCGCCTGTGCTGCGGCGGCTGTTGCGCGCGGGATGGAACACTGTCCAACCCCGCCAACGCGGGTGCTGGTGACAGGCGGTGGGCGTCACAACGCGGCGCTGATGGACGAAATTCAGACGCGGTTGTCCGTCCCGGTCGAAGACATCGACTCCACTGGGTTAAACGGCGATATGCTTGAGGCACAGGCTTTTGCGTATCTTGCGGTGCGGGTGGCGCGGGGGCTAACCACGTCAGCGCCAACCACGACAGGCGTCGCCGCCGCTGTCGGCGGGGGTAATATCGCGACTCCTAAAAAGGATTAA
- the cobS gene encoding cobaltochelatase subunit CobS, with product MADGTQDMNAKPTEEISVREVFGIDSDMHVKGFADRMERVPEIDSTYKFDPDTTLAILAGFSHNRRVMIQGYHGTGKSTHIEQVAARLNWPAVRVNLDSHISRIDLIGKDAIKLKDGMQVTEFQEGILPWALRNPTAIVFDEYDAGRADVMFVIQRVLEHDGKLTLLDQNEVITPHPSFRLFATANTVGLGDTTGLYHGVQQINQAQMDRWSLVATLNYLSHDAETNIVLAKNPLLNTEKGRKTVAQMVTVADLTRTAFMNGDLSTVMSPRTVINWAQNAHIFRSVGYAFRLSFLNKCDELERQIVAEFYQRCFDEELPESAVSMSLG from the coding sequence ATGGCTGACGGCACACAGGATATGAACGCAAAACCCACCGAAGAGATCTCGGTTCGCGAGGTTTTCGGCATTGACAGCGATATGCATGTCAAAGGCTTTGCCGACCGCATGGAACGTGTGCCCGAAATCGACAGCACCTACAAGTTTGATCCTGACACGACATTGGCAATTCTTGCAGGGTTTTCACACAACCGTCGCGTGATGATCCAAGGCTATCACGGCACCGGGAAATCGACCCATATCGAACAGGTTGCTGCCCGTCTGAACTGGCCCGCCGTGCGAGTGAACCTTGACAGCCACATCAGCCGGATTGACCTGATCGGGAAAGACGCGATCAAGCTGAAAGACGGGATGCAGGTCACCGAATTTCAGGAAGGCATCCTGCCGTGGGCGCTGCGCAACCCGACCGCCATTGTGTTCGACGAATACGACGCAGGCCGCGCGGACGTGATGTTCGTCATCCAGCGAGTGCTGGAGCATGACGGCAAGCTGACCCTGCTGGACCAGAACGAGGTGATCACCCCGCATCCATCCTTCCGTCTTTTTGCGACAGCAAACACCGTGGGTCTGGGCGACACGACCGGGCTGTATCACGGCGTGCAGCAGATCAACCAGGCGCAGATGGACCGCTGGTCTCTGGTCGCCACACTGAACTATCTGAGCCACGACGCGGAAACCAACATCGTGCTGGCGAAGAATCCACTTCTGAACACCGAGAAGGGTCGCAAGACCGTGGCCCAGATGGTCACCGTCGCCGACCTGACCCGCACCGCGTTTATGAATGGTGATCTGTCGACTGTGATGAGCCCGCGGACGGTGATCAACTGGGCGCAAAACGCGCATATCTTCCGCTCGGTCGGGTATGCATTCCGCCTGTCCTTCCTGAACAAATGTGACGAACTGGAACGCCAGATCGTGGCCGAGTTCTATCAGCGTTGTTTCGACGAGGAACTGCCGGAAAGCGCAGTGAGCATGAGCTTGGGGTGA
- a CDS encoding DUF427 domain-containing protein: MADQIKIRPAEGKWTVRAGGAVLGESRSALEVTEGNRAPVIYFPAADVAMAFLDRTDTVTTCPYRGEARHYSIQTKSTVIEDAGYMYDAPVEGLSELKDHLAFYAEKATVART; the protein is encoded by the coding sequence ATGGCTGACCAAATCAAGATCCGGCCCGCAGAAGGAAAATGGACCGTTCGTGCAGGTGGTGCCGTGCTTGGTGAAAGCCGGTCAGCGTTGGAGGTGACCGAGGGCAATCGCGCCCCGGTGATCTATTTCCCCGCGGCTGATGTGGCGATGGCGTTTCTGGACAGAACCGACACGGTCACCACTTGCCCCTATCGCGGCGAGGCCCGGCACTATTCGATCCAGACGAAATCGACGGTGATCGAGGATGCAGGCTATATGTATGACGCGCCGGTCGAAGGATTGTCCGAGTTGAAGGACCATCTGGCTTTTTACGCCGAGAAGGCAACAGTTGCCCGCACTTGA
- a CDS encoding J domain-containing protein, with protein sequence MPNNDPFGFDMSVSAAKKKNPRGKRGMSGAFETSKRVCEHDGCQEQGQYRAPRSPDHLDEFKWFCKDHVREYNLKWNFFDGAPENEVHEQFEKDRVWERETKPFGSKDEQRAWARLGVDDPHQVLGENATRNPGKSITGTRKLPPTERRAVDILEAKDHWTKAEIRKAYKKLIKVLHPDMNGGDRSQEEQLQQVVWAWDQIKESRSFK encoded by the coding sequence ATGCCCAACAACGATCCTTTTGGTTTTGATATGTCGGTTTCGGCCGCCAAGAAAAAGAACCCACGCGGCAAGCGTGGGATGTCGGGGGCATTCGAAACCTCGAAACGGGTGTGTGAGCACGATGGCTGCCAAGAACAGGGCCAATATCGCGCGCCGCGTTCGCCTGATCATCTGGATGAGTTCAAATGGTTCTGCAAGGATCACGTGCGGGAGTATAATCTGAAGTGGAACTTCTTCGACGGGGCGCCAGAGAACGAAGTCCATGAACAGTTCGAAAAAGATCGCGTGTGGGAGCGTGAGACCAAACCGTTCGGGTCAAAAGATGAACAACGGGCTTGGGCGCGCCTAGGTGTGGATGACCCCCATCAGGTGCTGGGTGAAAACGCCACACGCAACCCCGGTAAGTCGATCACTGGCACCCGCAAACTGCCGCCCACCGAACGCCGTGCCGTCGATATTCTGGAAGCCAAGGACCACTGGACCAAGGCCGAGATCCGTAAAGCCTATAAGAAGCTGATCAAGGTGCTGCACCCAGACATGAACGGCGGTGATCGGTCGCAGGAAGAACAGTTGCAGCAGGTGGTCTGGGCGTGGGATCAGATCAAGGAAAGCCGTAGCTTCAAGTAA
- the gatB gene encoding Asp-tRNA(Asn)/Glu-tRNA(Gln) amidotransferase subunit GatB, protein MLDHLAYEAPAVKTIAGAKDDWELVIGMEIHAQVSSNSKLFSGASTTFGAEPNSNVAFVDAAMPGMLPVINEFCVEQAVRTGLGLKAEINLFSAFDRKNYFYPDLPQGYQISQLYHPIVGEGEVIVDMGPGVARKVRIERIHLEQDAGKSVHDMDPNMSFVDLNRTGVALMEIVSRPDIRGPEEAAAYVTKLRQILRYLGTCDGNMQSGSMRADVNVSVCRPGQYEKYMETQDFGHLGTRCEIKNMNSMRFIQAAIDYEARRQIAILEDGGEVTQETRLYDADKNETRSMRSKEEAHDYRYFPCPDLLPLEIEQGWVDDIAKTLPELPDEKKARFVTGFGLSEYDASVLTADAESAAFFEAVAEGRDGKLAANWVINELFGRLKKEDHSITQSPVSPAQLGAIIELITKGDISGKIAKDLFEIVYTEGGDPAKIVEDRGMKQVTDTGAIEAAVDEVIAANPAQVQKAKENPKLVGFFVGQVMKATGGKANPKAVNDIVTAKLGL, encoded by the coding sequence ATGCTGGATCATCTCGCCTATGAAGCCCCTGCCGTTAAAACCATCGCCGGAGCCAAGGACGATTGGGAGCTGGTTATCGGGATGGAAATCCACGCGCAGGTCAGCTCCAATTCCAAACTTTTCTCAGGCGCGTCCACTACATTCGGTGCCGAACCCAACTCGAATGTCGCCTTTGTGGACGCTGCCATGCCCGGCATGTTGCCCGTGATCAACGAGTTTTGCGTTGAACAGGCGGTGCGCACAGGGTTGGGCCTGAAGGCCGAGATCAACCTGTTTTCGGCGTTTGACCGCAAGAACTATTTCTACCCGGACCTGCCGCAAGGCTATCAAATCAGCCAGCTATATCACCCTATCGTGGGCGAAGGCGAAGTGATCGTAGATATGGGCCCCGGCGTGGCTCGTAAGGTGCGCATCGAACGCATCCACCTTGAACAGGACGCGGGAAAATCGGTGCATGATATGGACCCGAACATGTCCTTCGTGGACCTGAACCGCACCGGTGTCGCCTTGATGGAGATCGTCAGCCGTCCTGATATTCGCGGCCCCGAAGAAGCCGCCGCCTATGTGACCAAGCTGCGCCAAATTCTACGTTATCTGGGCACCTGCGATGGCAACATGCAAAGTGGCAGCATGCGCGCGGACGTGAACGTCTCGGTCTGTCGACCGGGGCAATATGAGAAATACATGGAAACGCAGGATTTCGGCCATCTCGGCACCCGATGCGAGATCAAGAATATGAACTCGATGCGGTTCATTCAGGCGGCCATTGACTATGAGGCACGCCGGCAGATCGCCATTTTGGAAGACGGGGGCGAAGTCACGCAGGAAACGCGCCTATATGACGCCGACAAGAATGAGACGCGGTCGATGCGCTCCAAAGAGGAAGCACATGATTATCGTTACTTCCCCTGCCCTGATCTGCTGCCTCTGGAAATCGAACAAGGCTGGGTCGATGACATCGCCAAGACCCTGCCCGAACTGCCGGACGAGAAGAAAGCCCGCTTCGTAACGGGGTTTGGCCTGTCCGAATATGACGCGAGCGTTCTGACCGCTGACGCCGAAAGTGCTGCCTTCTTTGAAGCCGTCGCTGAAGGTCGCGACGGCAAACTGGCCGCCAACTGGGTCATCAACGAGTTGTTCGGTCGTCTGAAGAAAGAAGATCATTCGATCACCCAGAGCCCGGTCAGCCCGGCGCAACTGGGCGCTATCATCGAACTGATCACCAAGGGCGACATCTCGGGCAAGATCGCCAAGGATCTGTTTGAGATCGTCTATACCGAAGGCGGCGACCCGGCCAAGATCGTTGAAGATCGTGGTATGAAACAGGTCACCGACACTGGTGCCATCGAAGCTGCGGTGGACGAGGTCATCGCCGCCAACCCCGCACAGGTCCAAAAAGCCAAAGAAAACCCGAAATTGGTGGGTTTCTTTGTTGGTCAGGTGATGAAAGCCACCGGTGGCAAAGCCAATCCAAAAGCGGTCAATGATATCGTGACCGCGAAACTGGGATTGTAA
- a CDS encoding DUF4177 domain-containing protein: protein MTQFEYEAIPAPRKGKKARGIKTNEDRFAHAVTELLNDMAADGWEYLRADTLPCEERSGFTGRTTVYQSILVFRRALVVDEAVEAEVDEAQDEPVHRAPTIAAPIDVEDAHKAPTLPSAEEANTVSERAPAINRQET, encoded by the coding sequence ATGACGCAGTTCGAATATGAAGCGATCCCCGCCCCGCGCAAGGGCAAGAAGGCCCGCGGGATCAAGACCAATGAAGACCGGTTCGCACATGCTGTGACCGAGCTTTTGAATGATATGGCAGCGGATGGCTGGGAATATCTGCGCGCCGACACGTTGCCTTGCGAAGAACGCTCTGGATTTACCGGGCGCACGACCGTTTACCAGAGCATTCTGGTGTTTCGCCGCGCCTTGGTGGTGGATGAAGCTGTGGAAGCAGAGGTCGACGAGGCACAGGACGAACCGGTCCACCGTGCGCCAACCATTGCGGCCCCAATTGATGTCGAGGACGCCCATAAGGCTCCGACCCTGCCGTCAGCCGAAGAAGCAAACACAGTCAGCGAGCGCGCGCCTGCCATCAACCGTCAGGAAACATAG
- a CDS encoding BolA family protein, translated as MNRADQIYQALDAAFSPQHLEVIDESESHRGHAGYQEGGQSHFRVVIRASMFGEMTRVARHRAIHAALGAELVGQIHALALDVAS; from the coding sequence ATGAACAGGGCAGACCAGATTTATCAGGCGTTGGATGCAGCGTTTTCGCCTCAACATCTTGAAGTTATTGATGAAAGTGAAAGCCACAGGGGGCATGCGGGTTATCAGGAGGGCGGGCAAAGTCACTTCCGCGTCGTGATCCGCGCGTCCATGTTCGGCGAAATGACGCGCGTTGCCCGTCACCGGGCGATTCACGCCGCACTGGGGGCTGAACTGGTCGGGCAGATACACGCGTTGGCGTTGGACGTGGCCAGCTAA
- the tyrS gene encoding tyrosine--tRNA ligase: protein MTYHPKSDFMRVMIERGFLADCTDYQALDDALIAGVVPAYIGYDATAQSLHVGHLMNIMVLRWLQKCGHKPITLMGGGTTKVGDPSFRSDERPLLGPEQIEANIAGMQQVFAKFLRYGDDETDAIMLNNAEWLDGLNYLDFLRDIGRHFSVNRMLSFESVKSRLDREQSLSFLEFNYMILQAYDFLELNRRYGCLLQMGGSDQWGNIVNGIDLTRRVLDNEIFGLTTPLLTTSDGRKMGKSQGGAIWLNGDMLSPYEFWQFWRNTTDADTGKFLNIFTELPVEECNRLGALEGAEINEAKIILANEVTSLLHGANAAKTAEATAREVFEKGGAGDDLPTLTLSADDLGEGMSIVQLFVKSGLAKSGKDAKRLILENGAKVNDEALTDAGRMVAAADLGQPMKLSAGKKRHALVVLNV from the coding sequence ATGACCTACCACCCAAAATCCGACTTCATGCGTGTGATGATCGAGCGCGGCTTTCTGGCCGATTGCACCGATTATCAGGCGCTGGATGATGCGCTGATTGCGGGGGTGGTTCCGGCCTATATCGGTTATGACGCAACCGCGCAGTCGCTGCATGTGGGACACCTGATGAACATCATGGTGCTACGCTGGTTGCAAAAATGTGGCCACAAGCCCATCACCCTGATGGGTGGCGGCACCACCAAAGTGGGTGATCCGTCCTTCCGGTCAGACGAACGCCCGCTGTTGGGGCCGGAGCAGATCGAGGCAAACATTGCCGGGATGCAGCAGGTTTTTGCAAAGTTTTTGCGCTATGGCGACGACGAGACAGACGCGATCATGCTGAACAACGCCGAATGGCTGGACGGGTTGAATTACCTTGATTTCCTGCGCGACATCGGGCGGCACTTCTCGGTCAACCGGATGTTGTCGTTTGAAAGCGTGAAATCGCGGCTGGACCGCGAGCAAAGTCTGAGCTTTCTGGAATTCAACTATATGATCCTGCAAGCCTATGATTTCCTTGAGCTGAACCGCCGCTATGGCTGCCTGCTGCAAATGGGCGGATCTGACCAGTGGGGCAATATCGTGAACGGGATCGACCTGACCCGTCGCGTCTTGGACAACGAGATTTTCGGCCTGACAACACCGCTTCTGACCACATCTGACGGGCGCAAGATGGGCAAGAGCCAAGGTGGCGCGATCTGGTTGAACGGTGACATGCTCAGCCCGTACGAGTTCTGGCAGTTCTGGCGCAATACAACAGATGCCGACACTGGCAAGTTCCTGAATATTTTTACGGAACTACCGGTCGAGGAATGCAATCGCCTGGGCGCGCTGGAAGGGGCCGAGATTAACGAGGCCAAGATCATTCTGGCCAATGAAGTCACGTCCCTTCTGCATGGTGCAAACGCTGCCAAGACCGCCGAAGCGACCGCGCGTGAAGTGTTCGAAAAGGGTGGTGCCGGGGATGACCTGCCGACATTGACGTTGAGCGCCGATGATCTGGGTGAAGGCATGTCCATTGTGCAGCTTTTCGTCAAATCCGGTTTGGCCAAATCCGGTAAAGATGCGAAACGCCTGATCTTGGAGAACGGGGCCAAGGTGAATGACGAGGCACTTACGGATGCAGGGCGAATGGTGGCTGCGGCAGACCTTGGTCAACCTATGAAACTGTCCGCCGGGAAAAAACGACACGCGCTCGTGGTGTTGAACGTTTGA